The following coding sequences lie in one Lolium perenne isolate Kyuss_39 chromosome 2, Kyuss_2.0, whole genome shotgun sequence genomic window:
- the LOC127331961 gene encoding pyruvate dehydrogenase (acetyl-transferring) kinase, mitochondrial, whose protein sequence is MASEPVARAVAEEVGRWGSMKQTGVSLRYMMEFGSVPTDRNLLLSAQFLHKELPIRIARRALELDSLPFGLSAKPAILKVRDWYMDSFRDIRYFPEVKNRDDELAFTQMIKMIKVRHNNVVPTMALGVQQLKNEQFSSRKLPPGFDEIHEFLDRFYMSRIGIRMLIGQHVALHDPEPEPGVIGLINTKLSPIQVAQIASEDARSICLREYGSAPDINIYGDPNFTFPYVASHLHLMLFELVKNSLRAVQEKYMNSDKDVPPVRIIVADGTEDVTIKVSDEGGGIRRSGLPRIFTYLYSTAKNLPDIEGPSEGVTMAGYGFGLPVSRLYARYFGGDLQIISMEGYGTDAYLHLSRLGDSEEPLP, encoded by the exons ATGGCGTCGGAGCCGGTGGCGCGCGCGGTggcggaggaggtggggcggtggGGGAGCATGAAGCAGACCGGGGTGAGCCTGCGGTACATGATGGAGTTCGGGTCCGTCCCCACGGACCGCAACCTGCTGCTCTCCGCGCAGTTCCTGCACAAGGAGCTCCCCATCCGCATCGCCCGGCGCGCGCTCGAGCTCGACTCCCTCCCCTTCGGCCTCTCCGCCAAGCCCGCCATCCTCAAG GTGAGGGACTGGTATATGGACTCCTTCCGCGACATCCGATATTTTCCAGAGGTGAAGAACCGGGACGACGAGCTTGCTTTCACGCAGATGATTAAGATGATTAAAGTGCGGCACAATAACGTGGTTCCGACAATGGCTTTGGGAGTGCAGCAGCTGAAAAACGAGCAGTTCAGCTCAAGGAAGCTTCCCCCAGGATTCGATGAGATCCACGAGTTCCTTGATCGGTTTTACATGTCAAGGATTGGTATTCGCATGCTGATAG ggcAGCACGTGGCTTTGCATGATCCTGAGCCAGAGCCTGGCGTCATAGGCCTCATTAATACAAAATTGTCCCCCATACAGGTAGCTCAAATTGCTAGTGAGGATGCACGTTCCATTTGTTTGAGGGAATACGGGTCAGCACCGGACATCAATATTTATGGAGATCCTAATTTTACATTTCC ATACGTCGCATCACATCTTCATCTCATGCTGTTTGAGCTGGTGAAAAATTCCCTTCGTGCTGTACAGGAAAAATACATGAATTCTGATAAAGATGTCCCTCCTGTCAGAATTATAGTTGCTGATGGAACAGAGGATGTTACTATTAAG GTGAGTGATGAAGGTGGTGGAATACGAAGAAGCGGTCTCCCTAGAATTTTCACATATCTTTACAGCACCGCTAAGAATCTACCTGATATAGAGGGCCCTAGTGAAGGCGTAACTATGGCTGGATATGGTTTTGGACTTCCTGTTAGTCGCCTTTATGCACGATATTTTGGTGGCGACTTACAAATAATATCCATGGAAGGATACG GCACTGATGCTTACCTCCACTTGTCACGGTTGGGAGACTCGGAGGAGCCCTTGCCCTAG
- the LOC127331967 gene encoding uncharacterized protein, whose translation MGEFAAAKTSVWWDIENCCVPRSCDPQLIVQNMSSALAAAGYRGPISVSAYGDTNGISQPVLHALSSTGVSLNHVPAGVKDASDKKILVDMLFWALDNPPPANYLLISGDRDFSNAIHKLKMRRYNILLANPPNVSQTLIAAAKSVWLWKSLVAGEPPLAQSPYISSTSSGNKVDLDKSKNIVLSSSDVTQDTNHEVQNILCDPQSDANGKADKKSEVEQPREMKTDKLSKAARRKQLKRSNPGGSELTKQTVFKKSKKSKKAKRAKRKRLICFRCGDRHCAVECTFSGDCQWCGKPGHKDLLCRENPHRIVRRIPHYRPSQGQGMICFKCGVVGHCGAKCTYIGSCHHCGHLGHMESVCRQNPDSIIKWEQVQVHADGNAKSFQESVHMTVHAS comes from the exons ATGGGGGAGTTCGCGGCGGCCAAGACGTCGGTGTGGTGGGACATCGAGAATTGCTGCGTCCCACGCAGCTGCGACCCGCAGCTCATCGTCCAGAACATGAGCtccgccctcgccgccgccggctaCAGGGGCCCCATCTCCGTCTCCGCCTACGGGGACACCAACGGCATCTCCCAGCCCGTCCTGCACGCCCTCTCCAGCACCGGCGTCTCGCTCAACCACGTCCCCGCCG GCGTTAAAGATGCAAGTGATAAGAAAATCTTGGTTGATATGCTGTTCTGGGCTCTTGACAATCCTCCACCAGCAAATTATCTGCTCATCTCCGGTGACCGGGACTTCTCTAATGCCATTCATAAGCTTAAAATGAGGCGATACAATATTTTATTGGCAAATCCTCCAAATGTGTCTCAGACCCTTATTGCTGCAGCAAAGAGTGTTTGGCTCTGGAAAAGCCTTGTCGCTGGAGAACCACCATTAGCACAGTCACCATACATAAGCAGCACATCAAGTGGCAATAAGGTTGATTTGGATAAGTCAAAGAACATAGTGTTAAGTTCATCAGACGTGACTCAAGATACCAACCATGAGGTGCAGAATATTTTGTGCGATCCTCAAAGCGATGCCAATGGCAAGGCAGATAAGAAATCTGAAGTTGAGCAACCTCGAGAAATGAAGACAGACAAACTGTCTAAAGCAGCAAGGAGAAAGCAGCTGAAGAGGAGTAACCCTGGGGGAAGCGAGCTTACTAAGCAAACTGTTTTCAAGAAGTCCAAGAAGTCCAAGAAGGCCAAGAGAGCTAAAAGAAAGCGCTTGATCTGCTTTAGGTGTGGTGACAGACACTGCGCTGTAGAGTGCACCTTTAGCGGTGACTGTCAGTGGTGTGGAAAACCTGGCCACAAGGACCTATTGTGCAGAGAGAACCCACACAGAATTGTGAGGCGGATTCCACATTACCGACCAAGCCAAGGGCAGGGGATGATCTGCTTCAAGTGCGGTGTCGTTGGACACTGTGGTGCTAAGTGCACCTATATCGGTTCCTGCCACCATTGTGGCCATTTAGGCCACATGGAGAGTGTGTGTAGACAGAACCCTGATAGCATCATTAAGTGGGAGCAAGTACAAGTACATGCAGATGGCAATGCTAAGTCCTTTCAGGAGTCGGTCCACATGACTGTTCATGCTTCTTAG